Proteins encoded in a region of the Nitrospira sp. genome:
- a CDS encoding APC family permease — MILKRWLVGDPLKTAQARHERLSKTIALAIFSSNAISSVAYGTEEILFVLALAGAAAVSWSIPISLAILFLILVLTISYRQIIYEYPEGGGAYVVARTNLGDRPALVAAAALMIDYVLTVAVSVAAGIAALTSAIPSLFIHREALGLVAILFMIVMNLRGVRESGKFFAIPTYFAIGALGLLVVAGTVRSLSDSGSPPLLTSSGETETLTLFLILRAFAVGCSTVTGMEVISNGVRAFRQPESKNAAITMVWMSTILASLFTGISWMAYHYGILVKADETVVSQLARLTFGTGPIYYAVQISTMALLVLAANSAFAGFPNLASILARDGFMPHQMATFGDRLVFSNGIIILGFLACLLLVLFEGDTHALIPLYAIGVFVSFTLSQAGMVKRWLVKKGSHWQTKLIFNGLGAVTTGIATLIIATTKFMQGAWIVFLLVTILLLMFQGIRSHYKAVSEQIALDRRGERPPLPRRNIVIIPISGLNRAVVRALDFARSRPGEVRAVFVDVDPEESAKVKIQWAQWGGGVNLIALSSPYRSVLGSLLDYVEEVLEKDPNTWVTVVIPEILPARWWQSILHNQRALMLKGKLLFKDRVIITDVPYHLTR, encoded by the coding sequence ATGATCCTGAAACGCTGGCTCGTCGGCGATCCTCTCAAGACCGCCCAAGCAAGGCATGAACGGCTTTCAAAGACGATAGCCCTTGCCATCTTCTCATCGAACGCCATTTCTTCTGTCGCCTATGGGACCGAGGAAATCCTGTTCGTGCTCGCGCTCGCCGGAGCTGCTGCAGTCTCCTGGTCGATCCCGATCAGTCTCGCCATTCTGTTCTTGATCTTGGTCCTCACCATCTCGTATCGCCAGATCATTTATGAATATCCGGAGGGGGGTGGGGCCTACGTCGTCGCGCGGACGAACCTCGGCGATCGACCGGCTCTGGTAGCGGCTGCAGCGCTGATGATCGACTATGTCTTGACGGTGGCCGTCAGCGTGGCGGCAGGCATCGCGGCACTCACGTCGGCTATCCCAAGTCTGTTCATTCACCGAGAAGCCCTGGGTCTCGTCGCCATTCTGTTCATGATCGTGATGAACCTCCGTGGGGTTCGTGAATCAGGCAAATTCTTCGCCATCCCAACCTATTTTGCCATCGGAGCGCTGGGCCTTCTTGTCGTCGCGGGAACAGTTCGATCTCTGTCCGACTCCGGGTCGCCCCCCCTTCTGACAAGTTCTGGAGAGACAGAAACGTTGACCCTGTTTTTAATTCTCCGAGCCTTTGCCGTAGGCTGTTCGACAGTCACCGGCATGGAAGTCATCTCAAACGGAGTGAGAGCCTTTCGCCAGCCCGAATCCAAGAATGCGGCAATTACCATGGTGTGGATGTCTACTATCCTCGCATCCCTGTTCACGGGCATCAGTTGGATGGCCTATCACTACGGCATCCTGGTCAAGGCGGATGAAACTGTGGTTTCGCAGCTCGCTCGCCTGACGTTCGGCACCGGTCCTATCTATTACGCCGTCCAGATCAGCACCATGGCCTTGTTGGTCCTGGCGGCCAACAGCGCCTTTGCAGGCTTCCCGAATCTGGCGTCGATCCTGGCTCGGGACGGATTCATGCCGCATCAAATGGCGACGTTCGGCGATCGCTTGGTCTTTTCCAACGGCATTATCATTCTTGGATTCTTAGCTTGCCTCCTGCTCGTCCTGTTCGAAGGAGACACTCACGCGCTGATTCCCTTGTATGCCATCGGCGTGTTTGTGTCTTTCACCCTCTCGCAAGCCGGTATGGTGAAGCGATGGCTCGTGAAAAAAGGGTCGCATTGGCAGACCAAACTGATCTTCAATGGGCTTGGCGCTGTGACCACCGGTATTGCGACGCTCATCATCGCCACTACCAAATTCATGCAGGGTGCCTGGATCGTATTCCTGCTGGTCACGATCCTTCTCTTGATGTTTCAAGGGATTCGCTCGCACTATAAGGCCGTGAGCGAACAGATCGCGTTGGACCGGCGAGGCGAGCGGCCGCCGTTGCCTCGCCGCAATATCGTGATCATTCCGATCAGCGGCTTGAATCGTGCCGTGGTTCGGGCCCTGGACTTTGCGAGAAGCCGGCCCGGCGAAGTCCGCGCTGTTTTCGTGGACGTTGATCCCGAAGAAAGCGCCAAGGTCAAAATCCAGTGGGCCCAATGGGGCGGTGGCGTCAATTTGATCGCCCTCTCCTCACCCTACCGCTCGGTCCTGGGATCGTTGCTGGATTACGTCGAAGAAGTGCTCGAGAAAGACCCAAACACCTGGGTCACGGTCGTAATCCCGGAAATTCTTCCGGCCAGGTGGTGGCAAAGCATCTTGCACAACCAACGGGCCCTGATGCTCAAAGGCAAATTGCTCTTCAAGGACCGAGTGATTATCACCGACGTTCCTTATCACCTTACCAGGTGA
- a CDS encoding PKD domain-containing protein, whose protein sequence is MIRPPPFLTRPAGLLSTGAFILAFCLCFPLPALAFKITEPTAGAILTSGSTVPAGVDLGKDIGVVKVRYYWYGEQDDTLVEQDDSTATGSIVAPVAMIGLAEQNPAFGGPLKVPQNSIGPMRLLAVAEISRGRLSTRSVFDEVIVNVAPSADLAIIDFETDKPLQLGRAGQSSAFGHVDSLGKVFELPVVGDFTDGVTRRISTPASGTRYRSSNEKVIKVVADGLLQIVGNGKTTITVSNRDKQGALDVDVNVNDEPNEPPIADAGLNKSVKAGSRVKLSGLNSRDPEGEALYYSWSQVRGSKISLLDANGSETSFLAPAVSEPRIYRFKLRVTDKKGADSLPAFVDVTVEP, encoded by the coding sequence ATGATACGTCCGCCGCCGTTCCTCACACGTCCCGCCGGTCTCCTCAGCACCGGTGCCTTCATTCTTGCCTTCTGCCTTTGCTTCCCGCTGCCAGCACTGGCATTCAAGATCACGGAACCAACAGCAGGCGCCATACTCACGAGCGGAAGCACGGTTCCAGCAGGTGTAGACCTTGGAAAGGACATCGGTGTCGTGAAGGTCCGCTATTATTGGTACGGCGAACAGGACGACACCCTGGTCGAACAGGATGATTCAACGGCTACCGGTTCGATTGTGGCACCAGTCGCGATGATTGGACTCGCTGAACAGAACCCAGCCTTCGGCGGGCCACTGAAAGTGCCTCAGAACAGTATTGGACCGATGCGGCTCTTGGCGGTGGCGGAAATTTCGCGTGGACGATTGAGCACAAGGTCTGTGTTCGATGAAGTGATCGTGAATGTCGCTCCTTCTGCTGACCTGGCCATCATCGATTTCGAGACCGACAAACCGCTTCAACTGGGTCGGGCTGGGCAATCGTCCGCCTTCGGCCATGTCGATTCACTGGGCAAGGTCTTCGAGCTTCCAGTCGTCGGCGACTTCACCGACGGCGTCACTCGACGGATCAGCACACCGGCCAGCGGGACTCGTTACAGATCTTCCAATGAGAAGGTTATTAAGGTCGTGGCGGATGGCTTGCTTCAAATCGTCGGCAACGGGAAGACCACCATCACCGTAAGTAATCGCGACAAGCAAGGTGCTCTCGATGTGGACGTGAACGTGAACGACGAGCCGAACGAACCGCCGATCGCCGACGCAGGCCTGAACAAATCCGTCAAGGCCGGTTCTCGTGTGAAACTCAGTGGGCTGAACAGCCGTGACCCGGAAGGCGAAGCTCTCTACTATAGTTGGAGCCAAGTGCGCGGCAGCAAGATTTCGCTGCTGGACGCCAACGGCTCAGAAACTTCCTTCCTCGCGCCGGCTGTCTCAGAACCGCGGATCTACCGCTTCAAATTGCGGGTAACGGATAAGAAAGGAGCCGACAGTCTGCCGGCGTTCGTGGATGTGACGGTGGAGCCGTAG
- a CDS encoding type II toxin-antitoxin system death-on-curing family toxin — protein sequence MVWRAYLHEDLAAMAAAYLFHIAQNHPFVDGNKWAAVLSVLVFLNVNGIEELPDPKALEFVTLQVAAGELGKDALTKWMRVQIGKSK from the coding sequence ATAGTTTGGCGGGCCTATCTCCATGAAGACCTTGCTGCAATGGCGGCGGCCTACCTGTTTCATATCGCTCAGAATCATCCTTTCGTGGACGGGAACAAATGGGCGGCTGTTCTCTCTGTGCTTGTCTTTCTCAATGTGAATGGAATTGAGGAACTTCCTGATCCCAAAGCTCTAGAGTTCGTTACTCTTCAGGTTGCTGCCGGTGAGTTAGGTAAAGATGCGTTGACGAAATGGATGCGAGTTCAAATCGGCAAGTCTAAGTAA
- a CDS encoding LEA type 2 family protein gives MNNFRSTDKSVSSTILGLVILLAACATSPPGIEPPKISIANIAPKDMALFEQRFEVQLRIQNPNEKDLGLNGMRFEIDLNEKEFATGMTGEKVAVPRFGSQVVNVEVITGISSFLRQVQDLNKAGVEKVRYRIKGTAFVDSPGTFKLPFDEKGEIDLGFAQQTEQQ, from the coding sequence ATGAACAACTTCCGATCGACAGACAAGTCAGTGTCATCGACCATCCTGGGTTTGGTGATCTTGCTTGCGGCTTGTGCGACATCCCCGCCCGGCATCGAGCCGCCGAAGATCTCCATCGCGAACATCGCACCCAAGGACATGGCGCTCTTTGAACAACGCTTCGAGGTCCAGCTCCGGATCCAGAATCCGAATGAGAAGGATCTGGGCTTGAACGGTATGCGATTCGAGATCGACCTGAACGAGAAAGAGTTTGCCACCGGCATGACCGGGGAAAAGGTCGCCGTCCCTCGCTTTGGCTCACAAGTGGTCAACGTCGAAGTGATCACCGGCATCAGCAGTTTTCTTCGTCAGGTCCAAGACCTGAACAAGGCGGGTGTCGAAAAGGTACGCTATCGCATCAAAGGCACCGCCTTTGTGGACAGTCCGGGCACGTTCAAACTACCGTTCGATGAGAAGGGTGAAATCGATCTCGGATTTGCTCAGCAGACCGAACAGCAATAG
- a CDS encoding DUF2780 domain-containing protein, whose translation MLNKLSMRAAVVLVTVLLSGCAELQSMGGSDALMKLVTSQLGVTENQAMGGVGSELTLAKEKLPSGDFNALAKAVPGSDSYMKAAKDLGAVTGSVGDKAGLQAAFQRLGMESGMVDKFADLLSDFAGKMGGEPVKNALAAVLK comes from the coding sequence ATGCTGAACAAACTCTCAATGCGAGCTGCAGTGGTCCTCGTGACAGTTCTTCTTTCCGGTTGCGCGGAGCTGCAATCAATGGGTGGCTCGGATGCCTTAATGAAACTCGTGACAAGCCAATTGGGCGTGACAGAGAACCAAGCGATGGGAGGGGTCGGTTCTGAGTTGACCCTGGCGAAAGAAAAGCTGCCGAGCGGGGATTTCAATGCGCTTGCCAAGGCTGTCCCGGGATCAGATTCGTATATGAAAGCGGCGAAAGATCTTGGCGCCGTCACCGGATCGGTCGGCGATAAGGCCGGGTTGCAGGCCGCCTTTCAACGGTTGGGGATGGAATCCGGGATGGTGGACAAGTTTGCCGATCTCCTCTCCGACTTTGCCGGGAAGATGGGGGGAGAGCCGGTCAAGAACGCGTTGGCTGCAGTGTTGAAGTAG
- a CDS encoding arylsulfatase, which produces MALLAWLPTGVGAELAKKPNILVIWGDDIGVHNISAYNHGIMGYRTPNIDRIAREGALFTDAYGEQSCTAGRAAFMLGQHPFRTGLLTIGMPGSPHGIPDWTPTIADIMKEQGYMTAQFGKNHFGDRDNHLPTAHGFDEFFGNLYHLNAEEEPEGYYYPKDPEFRKKYGPRGVLKIMADGKVQDTGPLTRKRMETVDEEFFAGAVDYLERAKKADKPFFMWFNTTRMHVWTHLKKASDGVTGVGLYPDGMVEHDKMVGALLKKLDDLGLSDTTIVMYSTDNGAETVTWPDGGITPFHGEKGTTFEGGHRVPLLVKWPGVIKPGTIHNDPIAHNDWMPTFAAAAGASGVKEKLANGTKLHGKDFKVHLDGYDFLPFFKGESKKAPREEYFYFGQGGELNAVRWNDWKVNFAMVEGNIATGTRKVTGWPIIVNLRADPYERMPFEAANYLRWYADNIWLFVPIQQKIKAFFTDFEQYPYQAGASLNAAGINYQTLKAMQALKRLEQLESLSPPSN; this is translated from the coding sequence GTGGCGTTGTTGGCGTGGTTGCCCACAGGAGTCGGCGCTGAGCTGGCCAAGAAACCCAACATCCTCGTGATCTGGGGTGATGACATCGGCGTCCACAATATCAGCGCGTACAACCACGGCATTATGGGCTATCGCACACCGAACATCGATCGCATCGCCAGAGAAGGGGCGCTGTTTACCGACGCCTACGGCGAGCAATCCTGCACTGCTGGGCGGGCCGCCTTCATGCTCGGCCAACACCCGTTCCGCACCGGCCTGTTGACGATCGGAATGCCCGGCTCGCCGCACGGCATCCCGGACTGGACGCCGACCATCGCCGACATCATGAAGGAGCAGGGCTACATGACCGCGCAATTCGGCAAGAATCACTTTGGTGATCGGGACAATCACCTGCCCACCGCTCACGGGTTCGACGAATTCTTCGGCAATCTGTACCACCTGAATGCAGAAGAGGAGCCGGAGGGCTACTACTATCCGAAGGATCCTGAGTTTCGAAAGAAGTACGGACCGCGCGGCGTGCTCAAGATCATGGCGGACGGCAAGGTCCAGGACACCGGCCCGCTCACCCGCAAGCGGATGGAGACGGTGGACGAGGAATTCTTTGCCGGAGCCGTGGACTATTTGGAGCGAGCCAAGAAGGCCGACAAGCCGTTCTTCATGTGGTTCAACACCACGCGCATGCATGTCTGGACGCATCTCAAAAAAGCAAGCGACGGCGTCACGGGAGTGGGCCTCTATCCTGACGGCATGGTCGAGCACGACAAGATGGTCGGCGCCCTCCTCAAGAAACTCGACGACCTCGGCCTCTCGGACACTACCATCGTGATGTATTCGACCGATAACGGCGCGGAAACAGTCACATGGCCAGACGGGGGGATTACGCCGTTCCACGGGGAGAAGGGCACAACCTTCGAAGGCGGCCATCGTGTGCCGCTGCTGGTGAAATGGCCGGGCGTAATCAAGCCTGGCACGATCCACAATGATCCGATCGCGCACAACGATTGGATGCCGACCTTTGCCGCGGCGGCAGGCGCGTCGGGCGTCAAGGAGAAGTTGGCGAACGGCACAAAGCTGCACGGCAAGGACTTCAAGGTGCATCTCGACGGCTATGACTTTCTGCCGTTCTTCAAAGGAGAGTCGAAAAAAGCGCCGCGCGAGGAATACTTCTACTTCGGCCAGGGCGGCGAGTTGAACGCAGTGCGCTGGAATGATTGGAAGGTGAATTTTGCAATGGTCGAAGGCAACATCGCCACCGGCACGCGGAAGGTCACCGGCTGGCCGATCATTGTGAACCTTCGCGCCGATCCCTATGAAAGGATGCCCTTCGAGGCGGCCAATTACCTCCGCTGGTACGCGGACAACATTTGGTTGTTCGTGCCGATCCAGCAGAAGATTAAAGCGTTCTTCACGGACTTCGAGCAGTATCCGTACCAGGCCGGTGCCAGTCTCAACGCTGCCGGCATCAATTATCAGACTCTCAAGGCGATGCAGGCTCTGAAACGACTCGAGCAATTGGAGAGCTTGTCGCCGCCGAGCAATTGA
- a CDS encoding DUF1254 domain-containing protein has translation MTSKLISFALGLLLSCSMPVHAQTSGSNAVPVTVDNFIRAESDLYFGNMVKDGAFGKFLHRREPAAIDNQTVIRLNRDTLYSAAVFDLDASPVTITLPDAGQRFMSMQIISQDHYAPAVHYGKGSHTLDQRLVSTRYVVTAVRTFVDPTNPKDVQQAHALQDAIKVDQKSPGKFEVPNWDQASQKKVRDALLILGSTIPDFKSAFGPKGQVDPIRHLIGTALGWGGNPDRDATYLNVTPPKNDGATAYKLVVKDVPVDGFWSISLYNAEGYYQKNLYGAYALNNVTAKKSDNGSIAIQFGGCDGSIANCLPIMSGWNYTVRLYRPRAEILSGKWKFPDAQPAGQVP, from the coding sequence ATGACATCGAAGCTTATAAGCTTTGCGCTCGGTCTGTTGCTGAGCTGCTCAATGCCAGTGCACGCGCAGACCAGTGGATCAAACGCAGTGCCGGTCACCGTCGACAATTTCATCCGCGCCGAGTCCGATTTGTATTTTGGCAATATGGTCAAAGACGGGGCATTCGGAAAGTTTCTTCACCGGCGTGAGCCGGCAGCGATCGACAATCAGACCGTCATCCGCTTGAACCGTGATACTCTGTACTCTGCCGCCGTGTTCGACCTGGATGCCAGTCCGGTGACGATCACGTTGCCGGACGCCGGCCAACGCTTCATGTCCATGCAGATCATCAGCCAGGATCACTATGCGCCTGCTGTGCACTACGGCAAAGGTTCCCATACCCTCGACCAAAGGCTGGTGAGCACCCGTTACGTTGTAACAGCCGTCCGCACGTTCGTCGATCCGACGAATCCTAAGGACGTGCAGCAGGCCCACGCGCTGCAGGATGCCATCAAGGTCGACCAGAAGAGTCCTGGCAAGTTCGAGGTGCCGAATTGGGATCAGGCCAGTCAGAAAAAGGTTCGCGACGCGCTTCTGATTCTCGGATCGACGATCCCCGACTTCAAGAGCGCGTTCGGCCCGAAGGGCCAGGTCGACCCGATTCGTCACCTGATCGGCACGGCGCTCGGGTGGGGTGGTAACCCTGACAGGGACGCCACCTATCTCAACGTTACCCCACCGAAAAACGACGGCGCCACGGCATACAAACTCGTCGTGAAGGACGTGCCCGTCGATGGTTTTTGGTCGATCAGTCTCTACAACGCCGAGGGCTATTACCAGAAAAATCTCTATGGCGCGTATGCGTTGAACAACGTCACTGCCAAGAAAAGCGACAACGGCTCGATCGCGATCCAGTTCGGCGGCTGCGACGGCTCGATCGCGAACTGCCTCCCAATCATGTCCGGCTGGAACTACACCGTGCGCCTCTACCGCCCTCGCGCCGAGATCCTGAGCGGTAAGTGGAAATTTCCCGACGCGCAGCCAGCGGGCCAGGTTCCGTGA
- a CDS encoding DUF1214 domain-containing protein gives MTIKDKAGQKLDGAKTYRLTIPANPPVRLYWSVTAYDGATHALIRDTRWSSRSSNTPGLQKNADGSVDLHFGPAAPAGKESNWIPTSADGKFEVLFRFYGPEKPLFEKTWVLPDIEQVK, from the coding sequence ATGACGATCAAGGACAAGGCAGGGCAAAAACTCGACGGTGCCAAGACCTATCGACTCACGATCCCCGCCAATCCTCCGGTACGACTTTATTGGTCCGTCACTGCTTACGACGGTGCCACGCACGCACTCATCCGTGACACGCGCTGGTCCAGCCGCTCATCGAATACACCAGGACTCCAAAAGAACGCCGATGGCTCAGTCGACCTTCATTTCGGCCCGGCTGCGCCCGCTGGCAAGGAATCGAACTGGATTCCCACGAGCGCCGACGGAAAATTTGAAGTCTTGTTCCGCTTCTACGGTCCAGAAAAGCCGCTCTTCGAGAAGACCTGGGTGCTACCCGACATCGAACAGGTGAAGTGA